From a single Apium graveolens cultivar Ventura chromosome 2, ASM990537v1, whole genome shotgun sequence genomic region:
- the LOC141685557 gene encoding uncharacterized protein LOC141685557, producing MIYELQMKVDKDSGVEIGENLTPFSNSLEAIPRQRDLKHYNFDSFDGLGDPEEHLNYFEHITQIYYYNNLTKSRFFTSTFKGGAQRWFSRITSQSIHSWKEFRAAFLKRFCANKTHERYIVELINKEPQNLATAYSMAARFIKETDVLQAIRMTQIGGSRSKNSDDRPKGGYHQDKKFKQIQQNQERQTTPVFQRLGPKSESKSDPGPTKQSREPKHEPDWTSLNMTREEILKEVKDKPLYYPLKPMQTPPERRPYNRQCDYHKTHGHKTENYLSLKYFIEDQVKKGNLNKYLVRDNNNRGEAQKRGKNVVNVVLGGSHSLPRSPDFGEEVLSIQSLPDPVISFSSKDYERVNPHHNAALVVTLDIFNNEVRRMLIDNGFSVNILFKHTVDQMQLGSVRSNDCREDSLYGFRHNLVPIQGTLYLSVIFGTAPNQVTYVIKFYVINTPSSYNGIIGRSALTMMQAITLISHLKIKFPTLTGVREIKGDYGVAETCYNQGLVMAETHQDNKRKATVLRKQQSIKKHRPRPR from the coding sequence ATGATCTATGAATTGCAAATGAAGGTGGACAAAGACTCGGGAGTAGAAATTGGGGAAAATTTAACTCCTTTCAGCAACTCCTTGGAGGCTATTCCCCGGCAGCGGGACCTGAAGCACTACAATTTTGATTCTTTTGATGGACTGGGAGACCCAGAAGAACACTTGAATTACTTTGAACATATTACGCAAATATACTACTACAATAATTTGACAAAGTCCCGGTTCTTCACATCAACTTttaagggaggggcccagagaTGGTTCAGCAGGATCACCTCCCAAAGCATCCACAGTTGGAAGGAGTTTCGCGCAGCATTCCTCAAGAGGTTCTGTGCAAACAAGACACATGAGAGATACATAGTAGAACTGATCAATAAGGAGCCACAAAATCTAGCAACAGCTTACTCCATGGCTGCCAGATTCATAAAGGAAACTGATGTACTCCAGGCAATAAGGATGACCCAGATTGGAGGATCCAGGAGTAAGAattctgatgaccgaccgaaagggggttaccatcaggacaagAAGTTCAAGCAAATCCAACAGAATCAAGAAAGACAAACTACACCAGTTTTTCAGAGGCTCGGTCCTAAGTCGGAGTCCAAGAGCGATCCAGGACCCACGAAGCAGTCCCGGGAGCCAAAACATGAGCCAGACTGGACTTCTCTCAACATGACCCGGGAGGAAATCTTGAAGGAGGTAAAAGACAAACCTTTATATTATCCTCTGAAGccaatgcaaactcctccggagAGGAGGCCTTATAATAGGCAGTGCGATTATCACAAGACACATGGGCACAAGACGGAGAACTacttatcactcaagtacttcatcGAGGACCAAGTAAAGAAAGGAAACCTGAACAAGTACTTGGTCCGGGATAACAACAATAGAGGAGAAGCGCAGAAGAGAGGAAAGAATGTAGTTAATGTAGTCTTAGGTGGATCCCACTCCCTACCACGAAGCCCGGACTTCGGCGAAGAAGTGCTCTCAATCCAATCACTCCCAGATCCGGTGATATCCTTCAGCAGTAAGGACTATGAAAGAGTCAACCCCCACCATAATGCAGCTTTAGTTGTCACCTTGGACATATTTaataatgaagtaagaagaatgctGATAGACAATGGTTTCTCGgtaaatattctcttcaagcacacagtggaTCAAATGCAGTTAGGGAGCGTCCGCTCAAATGACTGTCGGGAGGATTCACTCTATGGGTTCAGACACAACTTAGTCCCGATCCAAGGGACCTTGTATCTGTCTGTCATTTTTGGAACTGCTCCTAACCAAGTAACTTATGTCATTAAGTTCTATGTCATCAACACTCCTTCATCATATAATGGAATCATTGGCAGGTCAGCTCTAACTatgatgcaagcaataacttTAATCTCCCATCTCAAGATCAAGTTCCCAACACTGACAGGAGTCAGAGAAATAAAGGGAGATTATGGAGTTGCTGAAACATGTTACAACCAGGGGTTAGTCATGGCAGAAACCCACCAGGACAACAAAAGGAAGGCCACAGTCCTTCGCAAACAGCAAAGTATAAAGAAGCACCGACCCCGACCAAGGTAA